AGTGTCAGCTAAGGACCACGGACCGTCTATCGAGTTATACAGTAACAATATTTACTCAAGCCAAGAGTAGTTAAAGTCTCATAGAGCGTCCGCCCAAGATAACAGAATGTTCCGCCAACACAAAAATCAACACAGAGAAGGCCACAAGCTATAGATTAAGATAGCGGAGCATCCACAGAATCCCATGGACCATCTGCAAAGGACACCGATAGAACCAATCCAAGCTACATATTTTTCTAAGACCCTAATGGACTTGACGGAACATCCCACTAGGAACGGTGGAGTGTCCGCTAGAGGTCAGCCAGTCAAGAAAAGTGCACCATAACCGTTTGATTTTTAATCCCTAGTAGCTTTTTAATCCCTATATTCCATCGACGGAAGGCTAACACCAAAATGGAGTAAGGAATAACCTGCAAGTAAGAATAAATCCTCTTTTTGTTAAAAATCACATCATTTCGGCTCAATCAAATAGACCAAATAATTGCACTTGCTCCCACACAAACTTGGGATCGCAATTTAGAGTCTACATGTCTTTGTCGAGGCACAAAAAAATCTTTTGTGTTTCTTGATGGTTGTAGACCAAAAGCAACCTGAACCAAGAGACACACATAGAAAGCATGAGGACCATAGGATCGACCAAAAGACATGCACATGACCGATAGGGGCGCAGGCGGCGTTGGTAAGGGTAAAGGCGTCGGTGAGAATGGAAAAGGAAACCCAACTGATCGTTGTCAGAACTTAGATCATGGACAGCGGAGGTGTCCGCCAATTGTAGTGGAGTGTCCGTCAAAAGTTGCCTGGACCACCCTAACCCTAATGGATCATCTATCACTACTGACCGACTGACCAGTGAAAGCCAAGTAAATGCCTAATGGCCTAAACCCTACCCATGTACATGATAGTAGCTCGGTTAGGCGTCTTCTTGAGACTAAGCTAACATGTCACTGAACCTACCCACCCTTCCACACACCGGGTACTCACACAAGCTCAAAGTTTCAGCGGGATTGCGTGCAGTTTGAAATGTCTTAGTGCCATGACAAGACCCAAAACATGTGTGCATGGAATGTAAACAACATGTATGTGTTGAAAGAAGCGCGCTAGCATGGAGACAACCAAACCACTTATGTTGTACTATACCCTAACTTGCTATGATGAGTCCAAACCCCTGGAAAGAGAAAGATTATACAATCAGTTCATAGACCTGATGCATGATCTACAGATGGCAACCCTTGTCGAATCCCGGAGTGGAAAAAGTCACTGAGCTCCAAGGTAATCTGAACTCTCATAGCAAGGAACCCCGGACCTTTTTAGCTTAATCAACCCTACCACTTGGCTGAGCTCAAGGACGAGCTCTTTCTAAGGAGGGGAGAACTCGTCATGACCTGAGGTCGGTCCAACTAGAACCTTTGACCACCCTACTAAGAACTCCTTGTCAAAACTTTAGAATTGTTAATCCATTCTCCCATGAAGATCCCTGGTGTTTACACAAGGACAACGACTCAAAATTCACCATCCAATCTCCCTAATTCTCTCAAGTTAACCCGGAGTCAACAAGGGTCAAACAGACATCAACGATGAGAAAATGTTCTCCGAAAGGTCTTAATCAGGATCCCTAATCTCTCTAAGAGTGGATACCGGTAAGAGTTGACCTCAATGCCAAAGATCCTAGTCTCTGAATCAAATTCACCAAGATAGAGGGCTGATAGAGCGTCTGCCAGGTCTCGTGGACCATCCGCCAACTCTCAGAACAGAAGTAGTGAGTGGAGAATGAGATGTCCTCCACCTCCAACACCCTTGGACCCACAAGTCAGCACGAAAGTGGACTCTATGTCAGCAGAGTCAGCTCCCCCTCTCTCACTCTCCCATTCCTCACCCCCTCATCTCTCTACcaagcaagaacaaggaagaaccctagaactagagagagGATGAGATGGAGCAaggcaagaagaaagaagaagaagaggaaaaggaaAGGAAGCATCAACAACATCTCAAGAGCTATTTGGTCACCTCCATTCCAatccatggttagctcaagaaACTCCCTCGCATTCCTTGGATTCATTCCCTAAAACCTAACTCTTGGTTCTAGATGCAAGTTTGATATGGAAGGCTAGTGGTGGTTCCATCATATGTAGGGTAAGTTCAAGATCCACTCTAGCCCAATCATCTCATATCTCTCTTGGATTTTCCCTTTGATGCATTGTTATGGAAATTTTTGCAAGAAGAGCTCATGAGTGGCCAATCCACTCTCTCGTGCTTGGAAGCAAGGATGGACAAGGTACAAGGCACAAGCACATGGTCCCAGCTAGTCACATAAACTACCCTAGAAACCTCTTACACATGCATGAAGCCTAGCTTACTACATCTAGGATTGGATCACCCAGAACCCACATGAAAAGCTTTGCACATAGATTCTATCGACCGTCTGACCGAGCGTCCGTCGGAAACGATGGAGAGTCCACCAACCCCCAAAACGTAGCAGACTTCACAGCCAGAGCACTTACACCCTCTCTGAGTGAAAGAGCGGTGTCCATGAAAGACCATGGAGTGTCCGCTGAATTATAAATGTAATTTCCAGAGAACCCGAGAGCATCTAATTCTCGGCGGAGCATCCACCTGATGTGGCGAAGTGTTCGTAAGAACTCCCAGCACACGAAATGCCTAAGCCCAAACTCTACGGAGCGTTCACGATGGGAAATCACGACCACATCATCCGAGCCGTGTTACGTTTATACACGCCACGAATCCCCCACTCTCGGTCCCAAATAGACCTAATGTATGCAGCTGAACTCATACGCGCACAATACATAGGGTGGACCTACGATGATTCTTTGGTATTTCTAAACCTAGTTTTTTTGATAGAATATTAAATATGTACTATGTAAGTAGAAGTATATAATATAATCTATAAGTCTTTTTTGACTGTGTTTCCTACTGTGGACGGCCGACTGACGCGATGGGTTTTTTCTACTTTTCCCGCTGAAACGCAACGCCATTGCGGAAACAAACACACCCATTGGCTGATTCCATGAAGCAGCACAAAAATGACAACAGAGTGGCTGCCACTGTGGATCCCGCGCCCCGCGGCCATCACCGCCCCCGCCTGCTCCGCGTCCTCCGATCCCCACCCGCACCCCACCaccaccccaccaccaccacgccggaGAAGAAACCCGTAAGAAACGGTGGAAAAAATAATAATTAGGAAAACAAATTTCAAATCAAAGTCTCCTACACCCAGCGACGAAAACGCTGCGACAATTCAAATCAAATCCATCCGAGTCGAATCGAGCCAGCGCAAACCCCGCTGCCGATCTCCTGTGCTCTCGCCGCCCGCCTTCCCCGATTCTGCAGCCGCTCGCTGCGAATCTGGGCGCGATTTCGAGGCTAGGGTTTGGGAGGCTCCGGATCGCGGGGCCGTGCGGTGGCAAGGGTTTGGATTCGGGGGTTGCTGCTGCGGGTCGGGGGTGCTGGATTGAGCTACTCCGCGCCGGCTTGTGATGGTGGTGAGCGGCGGTGGAAGACGAgtagacggcggcggcggtggcggcggtggtgagtAGGGTTTGTTGATTGAGTTGGGGCCGAGGGCGCGCCGGCCATGGTGCGGCTTCTCGGGCTGCGGAGCCTGAGCTTCGGGCCGGAGGAGTCGCCGCGGGAGATCCCCTCCACCGCCGACGCGGCCCCGCCCGTTGGCAGCAGTGGCTGGCTCGTGCGCTTCTTCGACTCCGCCTTCTTCTGCGAGTGGATCGCCGTCAGCTACCTCTACAAGCACGACCATGCCGGAGTGCGCGACTACCTCTGCAACCGCATGTACACGCTCCCGCTGCCAGGGCTCGAGGCCTACCTCTTCCAGGTCTGCTACATGCTCGTCCACAAGCCCAGCCCTTCCCTCGACCGTTTCGTCATCGACACCTGCGCCAAGTCGCTCCGCATCGCGCTCAAGGTGCACTGGCTCCTCGCTGCAGAGCTTGAGCTGGAGGACGCTGACGATCTGGATGGGATCGACAAGGTGCAGGAGCAGTGCCAGGTTGCAGCGACCGTGCAGGGCGAGTGGCCACCGCTAGTCCGGCCGGCTCCTCCATCCCCTGCTGCCAGTCCGCGAGGTAACCCCATGCTCAGCAGAATACGATCGTCCAAGCAACGGCTATTGTCCCTCGCATCGTCGCCGTCACTTGGACTGAGCCCCCCAGCTGGTGGTGGGGTCAATATTGCCGAGGATGCTATGGGTACTGGAGGGAAGCAGCCAGCCACACCGTCATCAGAGGATAACAAGTTGCTTAAGAGGCTGAGCATTGGTCCAAAAATGCGCGATGCACTGCTCTTCAGACGATCAGGAGAGAAGGATGAAGAACAAGATCGGGATGGGTTTTTTAAGAGGCTTCTTAGGGACAGCAGAGACAAGGAGGAGGATGATGGGGACAGAGAAGGATTTTTCAAAAGGTTACTTAAGGATAGCAGGGAGAAGGataatgaggaggaagaaggtgataGAGATGGTTTCTTCCGCAGATTGCTCAGGGATAGCAAGGAGGAGGACATGGAACTGACACCAAGCTCAGATGGTTTGTTGAAGCGACTCTTCCGTGATAAGGAGGACAGGCAAGGTgaggatgatgagaaggaaggatTTTTTCGCAGGATGTTCAAGGATAAGAATGAGGAGAGGAGAGATAGCATCCATGCAAGACATGGGGATGAGGAAAGAGTGGGCAAGAGTGTGGAAGATGATGACAGAGAAGGTTTCTTCCGCAAAATTTTCAAAGATAAGAATGAGGAGAGGAAAGATGAAGGGCATCAAAAGCCAGATGAGAGGGAAAAGGTTGGTGCGAACATAGAAGAGGATAAGAGAGATGGTTTTTTCAGGCAACTCTTTAAGGAGAAAAACGATGAGAAAAAGGAAGGCAGCACACCAAGCAAGAAAGAGGAAGATGATCAAGGCCATAAAAATGCAGATGATGATAATTTCTTCCGCAGGCTTTTCAAGGATAAGAATGAAGAAAAGAAAGGGATCACTCATGACAGGAATGAAGATGACAAGTGTGAGGAAGGTGATAAAGAAAACTTCTTCCGCAAATTATTTAAGGATAAGCATGGGGAGAGGAGAACTGAGGGGCCTGATAAAAATGATGATGATGGTAAGGGTACTAGTGGTATCGAAGAGGAGGATAATCCAGAGTTTTTGTCATTCCGTAGGTTGTTTAGAGTGCACCCAGAAGATTCTAAGAGTGGGCACATAGAAAGCAGTCAATCTAACAATCTTTCTGAGGGGAGCCCAGGATCAGAAAGCTTTTTTAAGAGGCTCTTCCGTGATAGAGACCGCTCACTTGAAGATTCTGAGATTTTCGGCTCAAAAATAGCAAAAGAGGCAAGGATCTGGTCTCATATTATTTTTCAGCTTGATAGCTCCTGTGTTCATGTTATAGTAGTATATTATGCCAATTTTTATATGTTGTTTTATTTACTGTGGTTTCTTTTTGCATCTGTACTCATCCTCCCAAGTGTGGTGATATGCGTTGCAGAAACACCCTGGTAGCACAGGAATCAATGAGAAGCAAAGTGGAAAACCACCATTACCAATTAATGCAGTAGCAGAGCTTCGAAAAGGCTCTTACTATGCTTCGTTGGAACTTGTTCAGGCTTTATGTGATACATCTTATGGCCTGGTAGACATATTTCCTATTGAGGATCGTAAGATTGCCCTCCGGGAGGTAGGTCAAACACATTACCATGTAACTACATGGCTATTCATTTCACAACCTTTCAGTCATCCTGTGCCAGTTATTGCACTCTTTGGTCTTTTCACATTCTAACTTGTACCCTGCAATGATATTTTCTTTTATGTGGCAGTCTCTTACAGAGATAAATAGTCAGATTGCTTCTGCTGAAAAAAATGGAGGTGATTTCTTCTATCTTATTCAATATATCTCCTGAACTTTTGTTCCTtgcattttgttcactatatacaCTCTTGTTAAGCCTTTGGATATTTGAATTTTTGGGATTGCATTGCTGGTAATATTACATTAGCATCTTCCATTGGAAGTTACAGGATGTACATTTATATTTTTTTGCCTTGTCCATTTGAGTCAGGTTTGTATAGTTCTGGTTATTTTATGTAAAATGTTTTTGATGGGCAATCTTTAAAAAGTAGTTTCAGTCATCTGCATATAGATTACTTGAATAGCCTTTTTGATAGAACTTGTTCTGTTATATTTTTTTCGTGCATCAGTTGCCATCACCATTTTACGCACTGTATTTAGTTTCTTTGGGTCTGCTGAACAGTGAGCACCTAGCTAATTTACAGATTGTGGTGGTACTGAATTAAATGCATAAGGCATCAGAGCAATATGCCTAGCCATTGCTTTGTGGTAAAGAAGAGCACTCTCTTCTTGTGACTCGAAGCTCTGAACCAATGTGTTCTTTTTTAGGTTTATTTACATACCATAGCATTGGGTTAATGCTCCATTAATATCTACATATTGCAAAGCACCAGCTAGAATAACCTCATAATATTTTCTTTATTCTTCTATGGGTAGGAGTATGCTTTCCGATGGGAAAGGGCATATATCGAGTGGTTCATATACCTCAAGACGAgtctgttcttctgaattctagGGAGAAAGCTCCTTACCTTATATGCGTTGAAGTTTTAAAAGCAGAAGCTCCTAGGTATGCTGGTTTTTTGGATGTTCAATGGAAGTTAATGATGAGTCTTTCATAAACCTGGTCAGGCTTGTTGTACTAATTTTTATTTGTATATATGAGGCTAAAGATACATAGCTCACAACTGGAGTTTCTATTGAAATTTTTGTATTTGATAAACAATGAAATGGTGGTCTGTCACTTTGTTACTGGAAGGGATCCTCTGATGCATCTGCCACCTGAcgtggtcactgacatgtgggccagctGGGCGTAGGGCCCACCTGCCAGTGACCATGTCATGATGTGGAGTTATGTCAGGGGTACCGTTTCCCCAATCAGATGCCATTCTGGTAACACCTCTTGTTTTATTTCCAGCCACTCTAAAGGATCATCAGATGGACACAAATTATCAAAAGGTGGGATACCATTGGCTAATGGAGACGTGCAACTACCAAAACCACCTCCATGGGCTTATCCTTTGTGGAGCAGGCACGAAACACAAAACTATGAAACAGACAGAATGCTGAAGTCTACATCTCAGGTTATTGACCAAGCAATGGCTCAACTCTGGGAGACTAAAGTAAAATTTATAAATGTTAGTTTCTCTATTGAGAAACTTGGTCGCTCAAGGAGCATTGCACTTTCTGAAACCGGCCGTAGGCTGCGACATGATGCTACGGATTCTCATGATCCACCTGGAGATTCGCAAACAGTTGCTGATCTGCCTATTGAATGGGTGAAGGTTACATTGTCTGCAGTTCCAGGAGTTAACATGGAAGATGTAGATGATAATGAACCAACACGAAAGAAGGACCATCGCCGCGTTCCTAGTACAATTGCCATTGAGGAAGTAAAGGTGAGCCTGACATTTGAATTTCTTTCATTAGTGTTAAGTCTTATACTTCTTGTACTACTACTTTTGTTTTCCTGTTCCTTCTCTAACAAATACTTCCACGTCCACAACTTGCAGTTATCCTAACATTCTCCTTTGATGAGTTATCTTATTTGCACCCACTggttgtgttgttgcttttagaAACAAGCAACCATGGAACATAATGAGGTTGCATGCAGCGATGGCATCCAACTTACTGTTTGGTTACCTTTTATGCTAATATTTGCTTTTGCTGGGCTAGGCTGCAGCATTAAAAGGAGAAGCTCCACCTGGTCTTCCTCTAAAAGGAGTTGGGCAGAGCACCCAAAATTTAGATCCTAAGGTGAATCCCTTATGTTCTAGTTTCTTTTTGACCAATAAGTCAGTAGCTCACAATTTCTTTTTCCTGAAGGCTACTGATGGTGGGGATCCAAAACCAACTGATGCTTTGGCTGGTGAGCTTTGGGCTGCCAAACGAGAGAGAATTCGACGGTCTTCGGTTCATGGAAAATCACCTGGCTGGGACTTGCGTTCTGTAAGTCAAATTTTGTTTTTATTATTAGATTTACTCTACTACTATTGTTATAGACCCTTTACATTCGTGGATGGATCCATGGAGGCTATTTATGTACACGATTATTACCCGTTTGTTGGTCTTCTAAACAAATGTTTGCCTCCAGTATGGCAAATGCTGTTTGCTAATCTTCATTAGATATAGGTGCTCTACAAATTATGTCATATTATAGTTAATTTTAAATTTTGTAAGTTTAACCAAATAAAATTTACTGTACTTTTATTTTGGTGTGAAATATTGTTGTAACCTCTTAGGTAGAACATATAATTTAGATTGACTGAAATATCATTTTGTGAGGCAAACTTTAGAAGAGGGACACCTGTGGCATTTAGCGGGGGCTAGAGGTTAGTGCAGTTGGATGTTGGATCTCTTGAGGCTGCTTGGTAGTTTAGTTGAGGTTGTGTTTTTGCCCCTGGGGGAtcttataattttttttaacGTAATGGGGCATCGTATAATTTTGCTGTAGAGTTATGGGTATGTGTGTGTTTTGGGTGTGTCGTGAATATTGTATTTTGGTGAGTGGGTGTGTGTTGTAAGGACTCTTTCCCATTTTTTTCTTCTTGATATAATGATATGTAGCTCTCCTGTtcaacaacaacagcaacaacaaagcctttaagtcccaaacaagttggggtaggctagagttgaaactcagcagaagcaatcaaggtttaggcacgtgaatagctgttttccaagcacttctATCTAAGGCCAAGTCTTTGcgtatattctatcctttcaagtcctcttttattgtctctacccaagtcaacttcggtcttcctctgcctctcttcacgttactatcctagcttaggattccactacgcatcggtgcctctggaggtctccgttggacatgtccaaaccatctcaaccggtgttggacaagcttgtcttcaattggtgctacccctaatctatcacgtatattatcgttccgaactcgatcccttcttatataaccgcaaatccaacgcaacatacgcattttcgcgacacttatctgttgaacatgtcagtCTTTTTGTAggtcaacattctgcaccatacaacatagtaggtctaatcgccgtcctataaaacttgccttttactTTCTGTGGTACCATtttatcacataggacaccagatgcttggcgccacttcatccaccctgctttgattctatggctaatatcttcatcaatatccccgtctctctgtagcattgatcctaaaaatcgaaatgtatccttcctaggcactacttgacctttcaaactaatatcttcctcctcccgagtagtagtgccgaagtcgcatctcatatactcagttttagttctactgagtctaaaacctttggactctaaagtctcccaccataacttcagtttctgattcactcatatctgcctttcatcaactagcactacatcgtccgcgaaaagcatacaccaagggatgtccccttgtatgtctcttgtgacctcatccatcactaaagcaaacagataagggctcaaaactgacccttgatgtagttctatcctaatcggaaaatcatccgtgtctccatcacttgttcgaacactagtcacaacattgttatacatgtccttaatgagcccgacgtacttcgttgggactttatgtttgtccaaagcccaccacataacctCTGGtatttatcataagccttcttcaagtcaataaaaaccatgtgtatgtCCTTTTTCTTCTCCCTTTACCGcaccataacttgtcttattaagaaaatggcttccatggttgaccttccgggcatgaaaccaaattggttcatagagacccgcgttattgctctcaagcgatgctcgatagctctctcccatagcttcatagtatggctcatcaacttaattccctggtaattagtacaattttgaatatcccctttattcttgtagatcggtaccaatatacttctccactcgtcaggcatcttgttcgatcgaaaaatatggttgaacagcttggttagccatactatagctatgtccccgaagcatctccacacctcgatt
This sequence is a window from Miscanthus floridulus cultivar M001 chromosome 10, ASM1932011v1, whole genome shotgun sequence. Protein-coding genes within it:
- the LOC136486784 gene encoding phosphatidylinositol 4-kinase beta 1-like isoform X1, which produces MVRLLGLRSLSFGPEESPREIPSTADAAPPVGSSGWLVRFFDSAFFCEWIAVSYLYKHDHAGVRDYLCNRMYTLPLPGLEAYLFQVCYMLVHKPSPSLDRFVIDTCAKSLRIALKVHWLLAAELELEDADDLDGIDKVQEQCQVAATVQGEWPPLVRPAPPSPAASPRGNPMLSRIRSSKQRLLSLASSPSLGLSPPAGGGVNIAEDAMGTGGKQPATPSSEDNKLLKRLSIGPKMRDALLFRRSGEKDEEQDRDGFFKRLLRDSRDKEEDDGDREGFFKRLLKDSREKDNEEEEGDRDGFFRRLLRDSKEEDMELTPSSDGLLKRLFRDKEDRQGEDDEKEGFFRRMFKDKNEERRDSIHARHGDEERVGKSVEDDDREGFFRKIFKDKNEERKDEGHQKPDEREKVGANIEEDKRDGFFRQLFKEKNDEKKEGSTPSKKEEDDQGHKNADDDNFFRRLFKDKNEEKKGITHDRNEDDKCEEGDKENFFRKLFKDKHGERRTEGPDKNDDDGKGTSGIEEEDNPEFLSFRRLFRVHPEDSKSGHIESSQSNNLSEGSPGSESFFKRLFRDRDRSLEDSEIFGSKIAKEKHPGSTGINEKQSGKPPLPINAVAELRKGSYYASLELVQALCDTSYGLVDIFPIEDRKIALRESLTEINSQIASAEKNGGVCFPMGKGIYRVVHIPQDESVLLNSREKAPYLICVEVLKAEAPSHSKGSSDGHKLSKGGIPLANGDVQLPKPPPWAYPLWSRHETQNYETDRMLKSTSQVIDQAMAQLWETKVKFINVSFSIEKLGRSRSIALSETGRRLRHDATDSHDPPGDSQTVADLPIEWVKVTLSAVPGVNMEDVDDNEPTRKKDHRRVPSTIAIEEVKAAALKGEAPPGLPLKGVGQSTQNLDPKVNPLCSSFFLTNKSVAHNFFFLKATDGGDPKPTDALAGELWAAKRERIRRSSVHGKSPGWDLRSIIVKSGDDCRQEYLAVQLVAHFYDIYQEAGLPLWLRPYEVIVTSAYTALIETIPDTASIHSLKSRFPNISSLRDYYVAKYEENSPNFKLAQRNFVESMAGYSILCYLLQVKDRHNGNLLIDEEGHIIHIDFGFILSNSPGGVNFESAPFKLTRELLEVMDSDAEGTPSEFFDYFKVLCIQGFLTCRKHAERIILLVEMLQDSGFPCFKGGPRTIQNLRKRFHLSLTEEQCVSLVLSLISSSMDAWRTRQYDYYQRVLNGIL
- the LOC136486784 gene encoding phosphatidylinositol 4-kinase beta 1-like isoform X2, encoding MVRLLGLRSLSFGPEESPREIPSTADAAPPVGSSGWLVRFFDSAFFCEWIAVSYLYKHDHAGVRDYLCNRMYTLPLPGLEAYLFQVCYMLVHKPSPSLDRFVIDTCAKSLRIALKVHWLLAAELELEDADDLDGIDKVQEQCQVAATVQGEWPPLVRPAPPSPAASPRGNPMLSRIRSSKQRLLSLASSPSLGLSPPAGGGVNIAEDAMGTGGKQPATPSSEDNKLLKRLSIGPKMRDALLFRRSGEKDEEQDRDGFFKRLLRDSRDKEEDDGDREGFFKRLLKDSREKDNEEEEGDRDGFFRRLLRDSKEEDMELTPSSDGLLKRLFRDKEDRQGEDDEKEGFFRRMFKDKNEERRDSIHARHGDEERVGKSVEDDDREGFFRKIFKDKNEERKDEGHQKPDEREKVGANIEEDKRDGFFRQLFKEKNDEKKEGSTPSKKEEDDQGHKNADDDNFFRRLFKDKNEEKKGITHDRNEDDKCEEGDKENFFRKLFKDKHGERRTEGPDKNDDDGKGTSGIEEEDNPEFLSFRRLFRVHPEDSKSGHIESSQSNNLSEGSPGSESFFKRLFRDRDRSLEDSEIFGSKIAKEKHPGSTGINEKQSGKPPLPINAVAELRKGSYYASLELVQALCDTSYGLVDIFPIEDRKIALRESLTEINSQIASAEKNGGVCFPMGKGIYRVVHIPQDESVLLNSREKAPYLICVEVLKAEAPSHSKGSSDGHKLSKGGIPLANGDVQLPKPPPWAYPLWSRHETQNYETDRMLKSTSQVIDQAMAQLWETKVKFINVSFSIEKLGRSRSIALSETGRRLRHDATDSHDPPGDSQTVADLPIEWVKVTLSAVPGVNMEDVDDNEPTRKKDHRRVPSTIAIEEVKAAALKGEAPPGLPLKGVGQSTQNLDPKATDGGDPKPTDALAGELWAAKRERIRRSSVHGKSPGWDLRSIIVKSGDDCRQEYLAVQLVAHFYDIYQEAGLPLWLRPYEVIVTSAYTALIETIPDTASIHSLKSRFPNISSLRDYYVAKYEENSPNFKLAQRNFVESMAGYSILCYLLQVKDRHNGNLLIDEEGHIIHIDFGFILSNSPGGVNFESAPFKLTRELLEVMDSDAEGTPSEFFDYFKVLCIQGFLTCRKHAERIILLVEMLQDSGFPCFKGGPRTIQNLRKRFHLSLTEEQCVSLVLSLISSSMDAWRTRQYDYYQRVLNGIL